From Nymphalis io chromosome 10, ilAglIoxx1.1, whole genome shotgun sequence, a single genomic window includes:
- the LOC126771373 gene encoding uncharacterized protein LOC126771373 — protein MIYLISLVILLISPVMPKPRYVELDEDEQQLFRAAYETPSYDNDEYEEGDDMQLGKLDLLKDGLWAIKAKINELKMFNKALAANLLSTKLKIKELINHQITMKKHQHETPEKKKPIHNYQPQPYPSYEPQIPQYGAPQHAHDPYYGH, from the exons atgATTTATCTAATAAGTCTTGTTATATTACTCATTAGCCCAG ttatgcCGAAACCACGATATGTAGAACTAGATGAGGATGAGCAACAATTGTTTCGGGCTGCATACGAAACTCCTTCTTACGACAACGATGAATATGAGGAAGGCGACGACATGCAACTCGGCAAGTTAGATCTTCTTAAAGATGGCTTGTGGGCTATAAAAGCTAAGATAAATGAACTAAAGATGTTTAACAAGGCTTTGGCAGCtaatttattatcaacaaaactAAAGATCAAAGAACTTATAAACCACCAAATAACCATGAAAAAACATCAACATGAAACGCCTGAAAAGAAAAAACCTATCCATAATTATCAA CCTCAACCTTATCCATCGTACGAGCCGCAAATACCACAATATGGTGCACCTCAACATGCACACGATCCGTACTACGGGCATTAA